The Candidatus Glassbacteria bacterium sequence TGAGGACGGGGACCGGCCATGGAATTCTTCAATTCAGGTATATTCTGGCTGATCGAGGGTGTGCTGCTCTGCCTGGCGTTTATCGGTTTCAAGGCCTGGCTGGCCGACCGCGGCCACTCTCCCGGTCTCTGGCAGTGGGGCCTGGTCCTGGTCTGGACGGTGATGTTCGGCTTCACGGTATCCTTTGTTTTCACCAGCCTGGGCGAAAAAGAAACGGAAGCTGCCCTCAAAGGCGGCCTGCTTTTCGGC is a genomic window containing:
- a CDS encoding dehalogenase translates to MEFFNSGIFWLIEGVLLCLAFIGFKAWLADRGHSPGLWQWGLVLVWTVMFGFTVSFVFTSLGEKETEAALKGGLLFGLITVICGAGFWRLLHSSGGKDERQEVE